From the Anguilla rostrata isolate EN2019 chromosome 12, ASM1855537v3, whole genome shotgun sequence genome, the window CCTAAATGAATAAACAGCTGTACTTTATACTTGACAGTGGTGTATGACGCCGCTTCCCGTCACCCAGCGTTCCTCTCTGTCTGACCCCTCCTTCAGTCTTCTCCTGAAGCTCGGCGCGGGAGACCAAGGGACCGGCTGGATGAGTGAGAATGTAAGTGCTGCAAGCGTTTCGAATTGGCTTAGGCTGTCATATATTGAGTACGCTGTATATAAAGTACATAATCATCGTATCACTTTTTCCATCAGTTTAAGCGTAGTCTATAGCATGTACAAGAGGGCACAGGAACGCTCACCATGTGAGAATTATTAGGCCTGCTCATCTCTTTTTAATGGCAAAGCCCTGGATGTCAGTCTCTCCATTTTCTAATGAGACCTACCACAGATTTTTTAACAATATTGCTGTAAGTTAATATCGTCCACTGCTAAGTTTTGTATACGGATAAAAATATGAAGTGCACATCCATTGAGAAGCTAAGACTGCGAGGAAGATAATGTCACATTCTTGCTTCCTTTCTCTTCagctctttttctctttcttttgtcctcctctgtctctcccaggCCCAGTCTCCTGGCTGTACTCCTTACTGTTTCTGTGGTGGTGGGTCGAGGAGGAGCCTCTGAGGCCACGCCCACGCAGCAGTCAGGTGAGAGACGGCCTTGAGCATATGTCTGAAATGTCTGTGATTGAACTGTGTCCTTCATTTCCCATTCTGGCTGATGATTGCCTGAGTGGGTCATGTAGGGAGCAGAGCACTGCACAGACCCGGCTAGAAGTTTCTAGAGGTACAATGAACCCTCAGGACTCTGGGGAGTCGAGTCCATGAGAAGTTGAGGGACTGCCAGACAGTGATGTCAAATTCTTTTGGAAGCCAACAGCAGAAATTGTACTTTTACTGTAGCTCTTTTCCATGATTAAATGGTGTTCCTGGTAAATAATTCCTGCAGAAGCAGCTCCCTCATGAGATCAGGGGTCCTCCCTACTGACAGCCAAGTCCTACTCTAATAAGCAACCTTCAGCCCTGTGCTATTAACATTGTTTGTTTCTATGTGCATGTAAGTGTGAGTATGTAATTGCCTGTGTGTTAGTGattttctgtatgtttgtgaaAGTTATTTAGtgaattaatttgtgtgtgcttgtgtgtgtgtgagtgggtgagtagatatacatgcatgtgtgtgttagtctgtgtgagTAGGTGTTAGTGAGTCTTGtatgtttgagagtgtgtgtgcgcgtgtgtgtgtgtgtgtgtgtgtgtttgtgattcacCTCTGTGTTATTCCCTTACAGCTCAGTGCCGTGATTTGGGCGCGGCACGTGTTGGTGTGGTGCGGGTGTACCAGGGTGAGGTCGGCAGGCTGGGCTGCCCGATTTTCCACGACCTCAGTGTCTCCAGCTACAGCCTGTTTTGGTACCGGGTCCAGCCAGGTCAGGTCCTGGGGCAGCCGGTGAATCTCAGCCTCCCAGGTCACAGGATCAGCGCAGAGAGTGGATGGCTGTGGTTCGAGCCGGCTGTCGCTGAGGACGCAGGACGCTACGTCTGTGCGCTGAGGTACAGAGCTGCATGCGCACTGCATAGGACCTCAAGCACAGAGCTACATGACCGATCACACAGCAAGTTATGAGTCACATCATTGACTGAGATATCTGAACTTCAGTTACTATTGATTAGTCATAATAAATCATGAGCTACcaatcaaaatggctgaaaggGAAATGTACACTGAGGTGTGAGGCTTCGTATGTGAAGTGAATACGGGACCAGCAGGGTAAGATGTTGGGACAACCCCCTTTCCTCTCCAACAGAAATGGGACTCTGTGTGTGAAGATGGGCGTGCGGCTGGAGGTGCTCCCCAGACCCAGCAATGTGTGCGTGACTGAGGCAGCCGCAGATCCCCACCACGTGAAGGTTCCTCTGGAGGAAGACAAGACACTCCACTGCCCTGACATCCAGGAGTATCGGCTCTCACACAAAGACCCGTATGTGCTCTGGTTCCACGTGAGTTTCCTGCTCATCTCCACGTCTGTGCTCACCTGTCCACAGCTGTTTGCTGTACTCACCCACTTTCATCcgtctttttcagttttgtttgttttcctctcttttcctctgtctGTGTATTGTGTTTACCACTTTTCATTCTgggtttttgtttctttctgggTGTATTTGCATCTGTTGGGTTATGTGTCTATCTCTGGTCGTCACTCTGGTCATCAGGTTCTGTTTCACCTTGTGTTTCAGCCTCTCTGATAATCAGTGACTGTGttcttccctttctctgtgctgcagaagTGCAACGTGATTCCAGCTAGGCATCCTGACCGGGAGGTGAAGAAGAACACTCTCGCCATTTATTCGATGCTTGAGATGTACCAGGGGAACTATACCTGCGTGGTCAGCTACCAGTCTGGCGGAAGAACACTGAACTTCACCAGGGTGATCACTGTGCGGGCTGTGTGTAAGAATCAATGCATTCTGTCAATCTTGAGCTGATTAGGTAATGGAACCCAGTTTTGTAGGTAGTAACTAGTAGGCGTGGCCCCAGATTGCCATGATTCTCTCTCCCAGACCAAGCCATGTAAAGGTAAAACTGCTGTTATTGCCAGGGTTACGTTacatcagggctgcccagccctgttgttcatttcaaccctaatttggcatacctgattctactacagagcagctcaatgagatctgtagctgttgaatgaggtgtgctttgttagggttggagtgaaaacctacggaATGGTAGATTTCCAGAGACAGGTTTGGGTAGCCCAGCATTGCATTATTTTAGCACAGGGGTTTCCAGTCGTATCCAGAAAGGCCTGGTAatgggtgcaggttttgttttagcccagcactaagacatctgattctacttatcaaggtttTGATTGAAGACTGTGATGACTTAATGAGTTGAGTCAGGTTTCACAGTGCTGGGTAAATAAAACCCTATATCTTAATTTGTGGGCCCTGTTCCACAAAGAAGGATCACTGGATAGCTGTGCTGAATAAGAGCCGGAACcgtcccaaatctggaacatggactgaagtaaaaagaggtGTTCTGGgtacaaatgcaatacaaatgaGCTTTAATCCATGTAAATAAACCTTTAGTATTTTAAGTTGTGAATAAGTAGCCAGTGTCAGTCAAAAGAGCTGAATTAGTTGTATAATTTTGACTCTACAGTGGGACTtaagtctttttctttttgatatcTACAGCGTCCTCTCGGTTGAACAAAACGCCAATTATATACAACCCAGATCGGGACCAGGACTACATGGTCAAATTAGGTTTGTGTCATCTCTCCTGATGTTCCTCTTCATGTTTGTGGTGTGCACTGATTTGCCTcacctgctgttttcctcaCTAACTTACACATACTGTGTTTGGTCTCAGGGACAAGAAGCACAAGCACCttcatcctctctgtctctgctgttgTCTAGTTAATGATTAttaatcaaaattattattaattataccCATTCCAGTGTATGATTTATTTGGATTTTGCTAGTGTTAAAATCAAATCCTGTGTTGTACACCTTCTATGTTTTGACCTTGATTTAGCTTTTTAATTGCCCTTGTAAGCTGGTATTCCATTTTACCTGATGTCTGTTTTAGACATGCTTCCGAATACTACTCAGGTAAAGTGTACAATACACTATATTACAGTTTATTCTGTGTAGTCTGTAAAATAGCCATTGTGTTACACCCTGTAGTAGAATAAAGGGGTCAAGAATGAACCGTTTAATTGTGACAGGGGTCCCCGGCCATGCCATGGTCTTTTATAGGGTGACTTAAGCAGAAAGTGTTCCCTGTGTTTCAGCAGATGTGAGCTGTGAGCAGGCAGGGGGGGTAGCCAGGAATTCTGGACCCCCCGAAAGAGTAATTTGCTGGGTCCCATAGTGGGTGTGAAGTAAATTGCAAATAATTTGTGGCTTTGGGCAACTATGTTTTTTACCACCTTACGACCCCCCCACTTACGGCAGCGCTGCTTGCAGGGGCCGCTGCCCGGCTGGACTGCAGAGCGCTGGTGTACGATGTGGAAGGAGACCCGCGGGTGTGGTGGGAAGTGGACGGGCGGAGACCGGAGCAGCTGTCAGATCAGCGCATCACAAACGAAGacaggtgagacagacagacagacagacagacggacggacagactcATTACCTCTCTCTTGTGCCCCGCCTCCTGGCCTCCGTCCTTCGCCTGTCTGACCCTGGGCCCCTGTGCTCCGTAGCTATGAGGAAGACGATCTGCTTGACAGAACCATGAAGACCGTGCTTGTCATCCAGAAGTTCAGC encodes:
- the LOC135235674 gene encoding interleukin-1 receptor accessory protein — its product is MPSLLAVLLTVSVVVGRGGASEATPTQQSAQCRDLGAARVGVVRVYQGEVGRLGCPIFHDLSVSSYSLFWYRVQPGQVLGQPVNLSLPGHRISAESGWLWFEPAVAEDAGRYVCALRNGTLCVKMGVRLEVLPRPSNVCVTEAAADPHHVKVPLEEDKTLHCPDIQEYRLSHKDPYVLWFHKCNVIPARHPDREVKKNTLAIYSMLEMYQGNYTCVVSYQSGGRTLNFTRVITVRAVSSSRLNKTPIIYNPDRDQDYMVKLGAAARLDCRALVYDVEGDPRVWWEVDGRRPEQLSDQRITNEDSYEEDDLLDRTMKTVLVIQKFSSQDLQREYTCHAQNSRGNATQRAKLKLQAHTPSVELGCGLGAVLVLVLILFVVYRVFRLELLLLYRAHCGPDASDADGKEYDVYISYARNSEEEQFVLLTLRRVLENELGYKVFIFERDSLPGGTITDDTLSCLGRSRCLMVVLSPRYMVQGTQALLELKAGLDSMAQAGDLRVILVQYQPLARDGWVRELRRARLALAVVRWKGEKSSDVSSRFWKQLQLELPVRRRKTGLTEDCSALPLTTLTHPENTHTLTTLTHQEHTHTDNTHNPRTHTH